In Mustela nigripes isolate SB6536 chromosome 12, MUSNIG.SB6536, whole genome shotgun sequence, one DNA window encodes the following:
- the RFESD gene encoding Rieske domain-containing protein, with protein sequence MDVDGSEQDPEMKEYSSVCVGREEDLKKSERMTAVVHDREVVIFYHKGEYHAMDIRCYHSGGPLHLGDIEDFDGRPCIVCPWHKYKITLATGEGLYQSINPRDPSAKPKWCSKGVKQRIHTVTVDNGNIYVTLSNEPFKCDSDFYATGNFKVIRSSF encoded by the exons ATGGATGTTGATGGCTCTGAACAAGATCCTGAAATGAAGGAATATTCTTCTGTCTGTGTTGGCAGAGAAGAGGAccttaaaaaatctgaaagaatgaCAGCTGTTGTGCATGATAGAGAAGTGGTCATTTTCTACCACAAAGGAGAGTATCATGCTATGGATATTCGCTGTTACC ACTCAGGAGGACCTTTACATTTGGGAGATATAGAG gattttgatggacgaCCATGTATAGTTTGCCCCTGGCATAAATACAAAATTACTTTGGCAACAGGAGAAGGACTATATCAGTCTATAAACCCTAGAGATCCATCAGCAAAACCCAAGTGGTGCTCCAAAGGAGTAAAGCAAAGGATTCATACAGTGACAGTGGACAATGGGAATATTTATGTGACTCTTTCTAATGAACCTTTTAAGTGTGACTCTGATTTTTATGCCACTGGAAACTTCAAAGTTATTCGGAGTTCTTTCTGA